TCCGCACCCGTACGTTTTCCTATCTGGATCTACTCAGCGATTTCCTTGGCATTGTGGCTTTCAGTATCCTCGCTGTCAAAACATATCCCTACATCGCAAACCTGCTAAATCGCGCATCGCAACGTGGGCTGGATACCTCCATGTGATGGGCCGGAATTATACAGAATTAGTCGGCATAAGACTTCGTCACCTCTGCTAAACACATGTTTATATATTACTTACCTTATTGACCTCAGGAGAGTTATACCGATTCGAAACCAGAATTATGCAGACTATTTCTGTATAATAGTAGTTACGTGTATCACTGGTACGGACCGGGTATATGGATAAGCTTTGACCTATTGTAAGCTTCCCGAAAAACAGGAACGATTGAAGTTAGAAAAAAACAGGTTTGGTTACTGCATAAAACATGGGTATTTCCCAGGGTCGGATCGCTGGCTCAGAAACCTGCGTGGCGATTTGTATCCCAGGCTGTCATGTGGCCGCTCATGGTTGTAGCTCCACATCCACTCCCGACTGAGCGCCGTTACTTGGGAGAGATTCTCAAATAAATAGCGATTCAAAACCGCTTCTCGGTAGGTTCGGTTAAAACGCTCTACAAAGGCGTTCTGCGTTGGTGAGCCTGGCTGAACAAACTGCAACCGGACGCCATACTCCTTGCTCCAGTTTTTCATGTACCCGGCAATAAACTCTGGCCCGTTGTCTACCCGTATCGATTCTGGTCTACCTAGCCACTGCACCAGGTTCGATAATTCTCGCACCACTCGCTGGCTGCGAATGGATGTGTCGATTGTCATTGAGAGCACTTCCCGGTTGAAGTCATCGATGATATTGAGCACACGAAAACGGCGTCCGTTTACCAGGCTGTCAGCCATAAAGTCCATCGACCAACTGTAATTGGGCGCCAGAGGCTGAAGCAAAACCTCCTTAACACGCGCTGGCAATCGTTTCTTATGCTTACGGCGGTGTTTCAGCCGCATTTCACCGTAGATGCGATAAACACGTTTGTGATTCCACTGATGATCGTTTTCTCTCAGGTAACGGTACATCTTCCAGAATCCCCAATCGGGATGCTTATCTGCCAGGCCCGAAAGCTTATCAACGATAAGAATATCATCGCGTGGTTTGCTGCGGTAGTAGTACCCCGATGTACTCAGACCAATGAGCAGACAGGCTGTGCGTACGCTTATTCCAAGCTTTCGCAGGTAGTCAATCCCGTCTCGCTTCTCTGGCGGGGTTAGAACTTTTTTTCAATGAGGTCCTTGAGCGCATCGCGTTGCAAGGCCACGTCAGCATACATTTGCTTGAGCTTGCGATTCTCTGCCTCAAGCTCTTTGAGCCGCTTCAGCTCCGAGGCTTCAATACCTCCGTACTTGCTTTTCCAGTTATAGAACGTCGCCTGGCTGATGCCGTGTTCGCGGCACAGATCTGCCACTTTGATTCCAGCCTCGTATTGACGCAGGATTTTCAGGATCTGGGTCTCGGTAAATCTGGACTTTTTCATAGCTCCCCTAAATTAGAAAATTACAGGTTCAATCGTTCCTGTTTTTCGGGGATAGGTCACAACGACCTGCCCTCAGTGGCTGGCGGATTATGGCCGGGCCGTTATGCGGCTGTTTTCCGGTTGATCTATTCTTGACAGTTTACCGTCTTGTATTGTTACCGTCTTGTATTGTATTTGGAACGACAGGATTTATAATCATGTTAGCGCACTGTGTCAAAATTTGAATAATGATTTAAGGTATATATGAGTCCTCCCTGACAGCCTCACGATGTAGATTGAACCCTCTGTCTCGAGATCCATTCTTATAATTGCTTCATTGCTTTTCAGTGCACAAATAATCATCGCTATTCTGACATTAGGTATTTGCTCTTGAATTAAGTACGATTCGAGTGCAGGTCTTGCCAAACAAGCAATCGAAGTAAGACTTAGTAGATTACTGCGAAAATAGAAAGAAACAAATAACCAATACCATGGCGAAAGATAATAATTGGATTAATCGATTTATTCATGGCAGTGAAGCAAGACAATTATTGGCTTCCGTATTAGAGGCGTCAGGATTTAAGATAGTAAATATTGTAAAAGATGAGCATTCAGAATTATTGTGGGGATTTATTGTAAGCCCAAGCTCTGACCACGTTGAAATTTTAAATACGTCAAGAGAAATTCTTGTCTGGGCTTCTGAATTTGCTGAGTTTCAGGCAAGGACTGTGATGAGAGCTCAAGAAATATTGAGTGAATATAGGCCTAGGCTCAATGAAGGTTTTGTTTTATTGTTTGGTGCAGATAGTGACACTTTTAATAAAACCGTCGAAATTTCAGAGAAAATACAGATACACTGTATAGGCTTTTCGTTTACTGAGGTGAGAAAGATGGCTCCTCAAGGAGAGGATGACCTC
This genomic interval from Bacteroidota bacterium contains the following:
- a CDS encoding IS3 family transposase (programmed frameshift), which translates into the protein MKKSRFTETQILKILRQYEAGIKVADLCREHGISQATFYNWKSKYGGIEASELKRLKELEAENRKLKQMYADVALQRDALKDLIGKKVLTPPEKRDGIDYLRKLGISVRTACLLIGLSTSGYYYRSKPRDDILIVDKLSGLADKHPDWGFWKMYRYLRENDHQWNHKRVYRIYGEMRLKHRRKHKKRLPARVKEVLLQPLAPNYSWSMDFMADSLVNGRRFRVLNIIDDFNREVLSMTIDTSIRSQRVVRELSNLVQWLGRPESIRVDNGPEFIAGYMKNWSKEYGVRLQFVQPGSPTQNAFVERFNRTYREAVLNRYLFENLSQVTALSREWMWSYNHERPHDSLGYKSPRRFLSQRSDPGKYPCFMQ